CGGTCCGGCAACGCCATAGGACGCGCCATTTGCGGCAAGCCAGTCGAGCGCGCGCGGCACTTCGGCGACGATGTCGGTGAGGGATACCTCCGGCGCCAGCGAATAGCCGGGAATGGCAACCGACCAGCCATGGGCGGCGATGCCTTCGACGAGCATCGCGAACAATTCGCGCGAATTGCGCTGCCAATAGCCGCCATGCAGGAATACCAAGCAGGGCGCCTCAGGCCTGCCGGCCGGGTAGAGATCGATCTTGTTGTTCGGCCGCTGACCGTAAGCCAGATCGAGATGGGATTTCAGCGTGCTTCGCAGCCGGCCAGAGGCTTCGTTCCGTTCGGCAATCAGGGCCGTGCTGTTCTTGACGGCCGCGTTGTTGTCATAGGCGGCGTCACGTTCTGCCTGGGACAGCCCGGACCATGCGGAACGGGGGTCGACTGGTCGACCTCTCGAATGAGCATTCTCAATCATAATCACTCCGATGCGGCCCGGATGGCACCCTTATCCAATTTGGGCCGGCTATTCACCGACAATTGAGGTGTTAGACCAGCCGTGTCCAGATTGGACAAGGCTGCCTCGGATTATGCCATGCGGGATCATTGTTGCTTTCTCTTGTCCGCACCACTTTACTGTTGCGGTTGCATCAGACGCCCATTCAGGCGAAGGGTATGCTCCACGCCACGCAAAATGCTGGTTCGGGTGCATGCGCACCTCCGTGCTGTCGGTTCGATGAA
The genomic region above belongs to Bradyrhizobium arachidis and contains:
- a CDS encoding alpha/beta hydrolase; protein product: MIENAHSRGRPVDPRSAWSGLSQAERDAAYDNNAAVKNSTALIAERNEASGRLRSTLKSHLDLAYGQRPNNKIDLYPAGRPEAPCLVFLHGGYWQRNSRELFAMLVEGIAAHGWSVAIPGYSLAPEVSLTDIVAEVPRALDWLAANGASYGVAGPVVLSGWSAGAHLAAMALNHPSVHAGLAISGVYELAPIRDTGLNNALKLTDEEIAALSPLRLPVTPKRLDIAYGSNELPALVCDSINLHDKRTAAKAPGKLIPVDGADHFTILEALRRPEGVLVDAVRRLLD